GCACCAGCAGCGGCAGCAGCACCAGGCACTCGAACATGCCCACCGACTGCACCACGGCGATGATCACGCTCAGGCGATAACCGCGCAGGGCGAAGATCCGCAGGTTGAGCAGCGGCGCCTCGCGGCGCAGTTCCAGGCGCACGAAGGCCACCAGGCACAGCAGCGCCGCCAGTAACATGCCGAGGTTCACAGGATCCGCCAGGGCGGCGGCATGGCGCAGGCGGCTGATGGCGACCATCAGCAGGCCGATGCCCGAGGCGATCAACAGGTAGCCGGCCAGGTCGAACGGCTTGCGCTCGACCGGCTCCGAGGGCGGCAGGATCGCCAGCCCCATCAGCAGCGCAAGCACGCCGACCGGCACGTTCATCAGGAACAGCGAACGCCAGCTGAACCACTCCAGCAGCAGGCTGCCGCACAGCGGCCCCACGGCCGGCGCGAGCATCACCGCGGCGCCCCACAGGCCGGTGACCCGGCCGCGCTCGTGCTTGGCGTACACGGCGAAGATGATCGCCAGCGACAGCGGGATCATCAGCCCGCTGGCGATGCCCTGCAGCACCCGCGCGGCGATCACCAGGGCGATGGAGTCGGCCAGGGCGCCGAGCAAGGAGCCGGCCACGAACAGCGCCACGCCCCACAGGTACAGCGGCCGCCGCCCCAGGCGCTGGCTGAGGAAGCTGGTCAGGGGCATGGTCATGCCCATGCTGGTCATGAACGCCGCGACTATCCAGGTGGCCATCAGCGGGCCGATGGCGAACGCCTGCATGAAGGCCGGCAGCGCCGGGTTCAACGAGCTGTTGTTGAGGCTCACGGTCAGGGTGCCCAGCAGCACATTGACCACCACCCAGCTACGTGGCGCCTGGATCACTGCGACGCTCCTGCGAGCAACTCGCCCTGGCGCAGGAAGTGCTGCACCGGCCGCGGGTGGCAGAGGAAGTCGGCGTGGGAGATGTTGTAGCCGTAGGCCCCCGCCATGGGCAGCACCAGCAGGTCGCCGACTGCCACGCCCTTGAGCGGCTGGGCCCGGCTGAGCACATCCTTGGGCGTGCACAACTGGCCGACCACGGTCCAGGCCTGCTCCGGCGCATGGGCATCGCGCGGGCCGCGCGGCAGGTGGATCAGCGGATGGTCGTGGCTCTGCGCCGCCGGCAGGCGGAACTGGTGGGTGCCGCCGCGGCACACCAGGAAATGCTCGCCGTGGCTGGTCTTGGTATCCAGCACCTCGATCACGTAGTAGCCGCAGAAGGCGCTGATAAAACGCCCGGGTTCGAAGCGCAGGACCGGCGCGCCGGCGCCCTGCTCCGCCAGCCGCCGCTCCAGGTGGCGGCACAGGCGCTGCCAGTCGAATTGCCGGCCGCCGAGGTAGTCGACGCCGATGCCGCCGCCGACATTCAGGTGGGTCAGCTCTTCGGGGTGCGCGGCCAGGGCCCGCCAGTGCGTCCAGCGTTGCAGGTAGAAATCCAGCAGTTGCTCATGGCGCTCCACCGAGTGCTGGTGGGACATGGCGTGCACGTGGAAGCCCTTGAGGCGCAGGTGGCTGGCGCGCTCGACCCTGTGCACGGCCTCGGCCAGGTCCGCCTCGTCGATGCCGAACGGCGTGGCCGTGCCGGCCATGGCCAGGCGGCTCGACTGGTTCTGCGGCAACTGCGGGTTGATGCGGATGAACACCGCCTGCACCCTGCCCGCCTCCACGGCCAGGCGTTGCAGGCGCTCGATCTCGTTGAGGCTTTCCAGGTGCACCGCTTCCACCTGCCGGGCCAGGGCTGCGCGCAGGTCGGAATCGAGCTTGCCGGGCCCGGAAAACACATAGGGCTTGCGCGTCGGGCAGGCCATCACCCGCTCGATCTCGCCGCCCGAGGAAATCTCGAAGCCACTGACCAGCGGCGCCAGCGCGGCCAGCACCGGCGCTTCGCTGTTGGCCTTGATCGCGTAATACAGCTCGACCCCGGCCGGCAACGCCGCCATCACCTGGCGCACATGGGCCTGCAAGGCATCGAGGTCGTAGATGAAGGCGGCCAGCGGATCGGCGCTGCCGGCCCGGGCCTGGTCGATGGCGCTCAGCAGCGCCGCGGACAACTCAGCCATAACGGGCCTCCTCGCTCCACGGCGAACACAGGCTGACGTAGCCGGCCTGGCGATCGGCCTTGGCCGCCAGGCGCACCTTGAGGTTGGTCTTGCAGGCGATCGGCTGGCCGGCGATCAGCGCGTCCAGCTCCGGCGCCGGGCGCACCAGCTCGTCGCGGATCTGCCGCAGCTGGCGCTCGACCCGCCGCCACATGGCCGGCGCCAGGTGCGGGCGCTCCCAGCTCAGGGCCAGCACCGCCTCGGACAGGTTGTTGATCAGCAGGCAATAGGTGATGCGGCTCCAGCCCTGCGCCCGGGAATACAGCAGCGACTGGCGCACCCGCGGGTGCAGGCCGACCTCGATCTGCGCCATGCCCAGCTCGTCGGTGAGCTTGACCCCCTCGAAATCCCGCAGCAGCAGCTGTTGCGGCTGGCCCCGGTCGTGGATCAGCACGCTGTTCTGCAAGTGCGGCTCCATCACCACGCCGTGGTTGAAGAACAGCGCCAGCACCGGCCGCAGCAGCAGCGCCTGGTAGCGGTCGAACCACTCGATCAGTTGCTCGTCGGCCAGCTCGCGGGCGTTGAAGCCTTGCAGGAAGTCATGCACCAGCGGCCGCGAATGGATGTCGCGGGCGAACAGGGTGCCGGCCATCACGCTGCGCTCGGCGCCGGCGCGGCGGCAGAAGTTTTCCCGCAGGATCGCCCCGGTCTGTTCGCGGAACCAGTGCGCGTCGGCTTCGCTGGCCTGGGCCGGGGCCCAGCTCATGGAACCCGGCTCGGCCACTGCCGACAGGCCGCCGAGGGTCGCGGCCTGGGTCTGCTGCAGGCGCTGGAACAGCTGGTCGATGATCAGCGTGCTCTCCAGCTCGTACCAGGCGTTCTTGCGCACGCAATTGGTGATGCGCACGTTCAGCGAGCCCTTGATGAAAAAGTCATGGTCCTCGATGTACCAGGTGCGCATCGAGGCGGTCGGGCTGGCGAGCGGCCCGGTGGCGCCGTGGTCGACCACTTCGCCCTGATCCAGCAGGCGCTGCACGCGGCGGTCCTGCATGAACAGCTCGGCCTGCACCGGGTGCATGCAGATCATCGCGCGGTCCGGGCGGGCCCGGCGCTGGTCGGCGAAACCGGCCATGACCTGGGCTTCGCTGAGGCCGTTGGCGGTCACGCGCAAGCCCTGGCGCGGCACTTCGAACAGGTGCAGCGCGGTGCGCGCCTGGAACTCCGGGGCGTAGGTTTCCTGGGCCAGGTGCGCCGGCCACAACCGCGCCTTGGGCGCCGGGTGGTTGGGGTGGCCGAACCACAGGCCCTGTTCGCTGGCCAGGTAGCCGCTGAGCGGCGCCGGGCCCTGGCCGTCCATGTTGTGCGCGACGATCGCCGCGGTCAGCGACTGGCTTTGCAGCACCTGGTCCAGCAGCTCGTCGTTGCTGGCCCGGGTCATGTGCTCGCAGGCGCCGAGCAACTGCTCGACGAACTCGGCGAAGGCCAGGCAACGCCAGCTTTCGCCTTCACGCCGGGCGTACACATCCGACAGGTAGCGGTGGCTGCCCAGGTGGTCACGGCGGTCGACCATGACGAAGAACTGCTGCCGGTTGGGCAGCTCGATGGTCAGCGGGATGCCCTTCCATTCCAGGCCGTCCAGGTAGCTGCCGGGAGGAATGCCCTGCATCTCTTTCGGCCAGTGATAGCCGAGGCAGTTTTCCGGCAGGGCGAACTCCTTGATCAGGCAATTGAGCAAGGCTCTTGTGGTTGCCAGTTCGCTGACCATCTTCGATAAAACATGTTTCGACAACATATCGCGCTCTGAATAGTTCATAAAAGGCTCCACAGTAGCCATGCGATACTGGCCACGTTATGTCGCGACAAAGAGTTAGTTGCTTGCCAGCCACTTCCAACAGCCGACAAGTACCCGCCAGGCGACACTCGCCCGTTTGCACTTGCAATAAAAAAACCGTGACCCGAAGTTGTTATGAGTCGCTGGCAAAGTGTGAAAAACGACACACTTTCATGGGCACGCCCGACACTCGCCTACTTCCCGGCCAGCCCACTTCAGGCGCGCTGTTGCAACAAGGCATCGGCCACCGCGCGGCTGAACCGCTGCACCACTTGCCGGCATTGCTCGTCGTCGATCACCAGCGGCGGCAACAGGCGGATCACATTGCCGCGGCGCCCGCCGCGCTCCAGCAGCAGGCCCTGCTTGAAGCAGTGCTGCTGGATGGCCACGGCCAGGGCCGGATCCGCCGGAAAGTGCCCGAGGCGGTCGGCCGGCTGGCGCTCGTCGACGATCTCGATGCCCAGCATCAGGCCCAGCCCGCGCACCTGGCCCAGGGCCGGATAGTCCTGGCGCAGGGCGTCCAGCTGGGTCTTGAGCCACTGCCCGCGGCGCTCGGCCAGCGCCGCGACGTTCTGCTCGCTCAATACCTGCAGGGTCGCCAGGCCCGCGGCCATGGCCATCTGGTTGCCGCGGAAGGTCCCGGCGTGGTTGCCCGGCTCCCAGGCGTCGAACTCGCGCTTGATGCCCAACACCGCCATGGGCAGGCCGCCGCCCACCGCCTTGGACATGACGATCATGTCCGGCTCGATGCCCGCGTGCTCGAAGGCGAACATCCGCCCGGTGCGGGCGAACCCGGCCTGCACCTCGTCGAGGATCAGCACAATGCCGTGCCGGCGCGTCACCTCGCGGATCGCGCGCAGCCAGCCGGCCGGCGCGCAGTTGACCCCGCCCTCGCCCTGCACCGCCTCGAGGATCACCGCCGCCGGCAGCGACACGCCGCTTTCCACGTCGTCGATGAACTGGCTGAAGTAATGGGTCAGCGCCTCGATTCCGGCCTCGCCGCCGATGCCCAGCGGGCAGCGGTATTCATGGGGGTACGGCATGAACTGCACGCCCGGCATCAGGCCGGCGATGGCGTGTTTCGGCGCGGTGTTGCCGGTCAGCGCCAGGGCGCCGTGGGTCATGCCGTGGTAGGCGCCGCTGAAGCTGATCACGTTGTGCCGCCCGGTGTGGGTCTTGGCCAGCTTCAGCGCCGCTTCCACCGCATCCGCGCCGGATGGCCCGCAGAACTGCAGGCAGTAGTCGCGGCCCTGGCCCGGCAGCAGGCCGAGCAGGGTTTCGCTGAAGGCGTCCTTGACCGGGGTGGTCAGGTCCAGGGTGTGCATCGGCAGGCCCGAGGCGAGGAAGCTGTCGAGGCTGGCCATGATCGCCGGGTGGTTGTGCCCCAGGGCCAGGGTGCCGGCGCCGGCCAGGCAATCCAGGTAGGTCTTGCCCTCGACGTCGGTGACCCAGACCCCATGCGCCTTGGCGATCGCCAGGGGCAACTTGCGTGGGTAACTGCGCACATTGGATTCGAACTTGCCTTGTCGGGCGAGATAATCGGCGTTGGTCTTTTGCAGAGGACTAGTATGCAATATGCCATCATTCAACATCTGTTCACCCTCGTTAAATTCGACATGCAAATTATTATCATTAATAAAAAGGCGCAACTGCTTATTCGAACTTATTTGGAAATTTACATAGTCTTTCCAGGCATAAGTTAAATATAAGCGCGCACGCCGACAGCCCGGTTTTAAAACCAGGTAAAAACATTAACAACGCCATTAACTGGCCATATGAATGCCATCTTTCCGGCAACTTGCTTAGTTGCCATTACATGGCCAATACCTCTTCAAGAGGCGGCACGTTCATCAAGTGATAACGGGCATGCATCCTTCCTCGACCGCGAGGCGGTCATGACGGCGCTGCGCCCTTCCCTGTGGCGCCCTGCGCTGCGTCTTTTTAGAAACCCACGGTGGCCGACAGCAGCAGGGTCCGTGGGGTCGCCAGGGTCAGTCCCGGTTCGCTGTCATCCGAGGCGCCGGCGGAACTCCAGTAGCGTTTGTCCAGCACGTTCTCGACGTTGGCGCGCAAGGTGACGTGCTTGTCGTCGACCTTGAAGGCATACCGCGCACCCAGGTCGAAACGCTCCCAGGAGTCGATTTCCTTGCTGTTGGCCTGGTCCAGGTACTGCGAGCTGGAATAGATGCCGCGGGCGGTCAGGGTCAGGCCCTGGACTTTCGGCACGTCCCACTCGGCGCCCAGGTTGACGTTGTACTTTGGCGTGGCCGGCGCGCGGTTGCCGTCGAAGGTGCCGTTGGTGGTGTCCTTCAGTTCGCTGTCGATGTACATGACCCCGCCCAGCAGGCGGAAGCCCTTGAGCGGCTCGCCGAACACGCTCAGCTCCACGCCGTCGTTCTGGCGCTTGCCGTTGGGGCCGAACACCCGGGTGGTGGCGTTGGTCTCGTAGGCCGGCTGCTTGATGCGGAACACCGCGGCGGTCAGGGCGAAGGCGCCGGCGTCGTACTTGGCGCCGGCCTCGACCTGGCGGCTGATGAACGGCGGGAAGATTTCGTCCTCGTTGATCGAGGTCGAGGGGGCGATCTTGCCCTGGCTCAGGCCTTCCATGTAGTTGACGTACAGCGACAGCTCGTCGGTGGCCTTGAACAGCAGGCCGCCCGAAGGCGAGACCTTTTCCTCGTCGTAGGCGGTGTCGCCCTTGATGCCGTCGCTCCAGTCGTCGACCTTGACCCGTTGCCAGCGCGCGCCGAGGGTCAGCAGCAGGCGGTCGTCGAAGAAGCCCAGGGTGTCGGACAGCGCCACGCCGCTGAAGCGGTTCTCGGTGTAGACCTTGGGATCGAAACGCGTCGGCCGCGACGGGGTCGGCGTCGGCCGCGGGTTGTAGAGGTTGCTCGGCGACGCGGCGTAACGCGCGCCGCCATTCTCGAAGTCCATGTAGAAGTAGCTGGCCGCCAGGTTGACCTCATGGCTCACCGGGCCGGTGTGGAACCAGCTGCGCACGCCCGCGGTGGTGGTGCGCACGTTTTCGTCGCGGGTGAAGTCGCGCGGCTGCACGCTGAAATCGCCGGCGTCGTTGGTGATCGACACCGCGTGGCGCAGGAAGTCGTGGTTGCTTTTGCGCGCGCCGACGCCGCCGTAGAGCATGATCGAATCGTTGACGTCGTATTCGGCGTTGAACGTGCCGAAGGTGTCCTTGGTCCGCGCCTTGCTCCAGGCCTGCGCATAGTTGTGCCGCACATCGTCGGCGTCCGGCACCTTGGCGTTAGGGCCTATCTGCACCCGCTCCTGGGGCGCGTCGGTGTCGCGCTCGGTGTGGCCGATGTCGGTCGACAGGCGCAGGCGTTCGCCGCGGAAATCCAGGCCCAGCACGGCCATCTGACGGTCGACGCTCTGGTGGTCCCACTTGGTGTCGCCGGACTGCTTGACCGCGTTCAGGCGCACGCCGAACTGGTTGTCCTCGCCGAAGCGCCGGCCGACATCCACCGCGCCGCCGACCTGGCTGTCGGAGGCGTAGCTGCCGGTGAACTCGGTGATCGGCTGGTCGGTGGCGCGCTTGGGCACCACGTTGATGCCACCGCCGACGCTGCCCCGCGGCGAGATGCCGTTGATCAGCTGGGTCGGGCCCTTGAGGATGTCCACCCGGTCGGCCATTTCCATGTCGATGGTGTAGGTCGGCAGCACGCCGTACAGGCCGTTGTAGGCCACATCGCTGTTGAACAGGCTGAAGCCGCGGATGGTGAATTGCTCGTAGCGCCCGCCCGCCGGGTTGGTGGCGCGCACCGAGGGGTCGCTGGCGATCAGGTCGCCCAGGGTCCGCGCCTGCTGGTTCTTCACCGCCTCGCTGGTGTAGGTGGTCATGCTGAACGGCGTTTCCATGAAGTCCTTCGAGCCCAGCAGGCCCTGGGAGCCGCGCCGCGCCACCTGGCCGCCGGCGAACACATCGCCGCCGGTGGCGGTGCCAGCGCCGAGGATCGAGGTCGGCGCCAGTTGCAGGCTGCCGCCCTCCGGCGCCGGTGCCAGGATATAGGCCTGCTCGCCCACCGCCTGCAGTTGCAGGCCGGACCCTTGCAGCAGACGGGCGAAACCCTCCTCCACCCCATACTCGCCGGACAGGCCGCTGCTGTTACGGCCACTGACCAGTTGCGGGTCGACCGACAGGTTGACCCCCGCCAGGCCGGCGAAGCGGGTCAGCGCGGCGCTCAACGGGCCGGCCGGCACCTGGTAGCTGCGCCGGTCGGCATCGGCCGCCCAGCCGGACGGGATCAGCAACGGGCTGGAACTGAGGGTCAGCATGAGGCCCAAATGCAACAACGGACGCAGGCCCGGCGACACCGGGCGCAAACGGAAAGGCAATACTGCGGGCATGGGAGGAAGCTCTCGTTTTTTGTTCACTTACCTGGAATGACCGGCGAGGTGAAAAAAAGGGACAGCTTCAGCCGATATTTTTTTCCGCGGCGTTTGCCGCAGGGTTTTGGCGCGGCACCAGGGTGACCCAGTAGCGGGTGCGCGAATGCACCTCCAGCGGCAGGCTGGCGGCCAGCAGCGCCAGCACCCGCTCGGTGTTGTCGAGGCGGAAGCTGCCGGTGACGCGCAGGTTTTCCAGCGCCGGGTCCCAGCGCAACAGGCCGGGACGGTAACGGCTCAGCTCGCGCAGGAAATCCCCCAGCGGCTGGTTCTGCGCCATCAGCACCCCGTCGCGCCAGCCCGGCAGCAAGGCGTCGAAGGCATCGATCTGCCCCGCGCCGTCGGCGCGCAGCCTGATGCGCTGGCCGGCATTGAGCACCAGCTGCGGCCCCTGCAAGGGTTGCAGCTGCACCGAGCCGCTGATCACCGACACCCGGCAATCGCGCTCGTTGAGGCGCACGCAGACTTCGCAGCGGCTGGCGATGATCCGTCCATAGGGGGCCTGCAGGGCCAGCGGCGCGTTGCCATTGACCTTGAGCGCCATCTCGCCGCGCACCAGGCTGACCTGCCGCGCGCCCAGGTCGACGTTGACCGCGCTGGCGGTGTTCAACTGCAAGGTGCTGCCGTCGGCCAGGACCACCGAGCGATGTTCGCCGGTGGCGGTCTGCAGGTCGGCGCGCCACACGTCCAGCGGCAGCTGGCGCGCCAGCAGCCAGGCGGTCGGCACCAGCGCGGCGACGCCCAGGGCACGCTTGAGCACCGCGCGCCGCGACGGTTCGGGGCGATCCAGGGTGGCCATCGCCAGCGCCGGGGGCAAGGCGGAAAAACGCTGGCGCAGCGACTGCGCCTTCTGCCAGGCGCTTTCGTGCCGGCTGTTGCTGTTGCGCCAGTGTTGCAGGCGCGCGTGATCGTCGGCGTTGGCCGCCCCGGACTCCAGCAGCGCCAGCCACTGGGCGGCGGCGCGGGCCACCTCGCGGGCTTCGCCGGACGGCGCGGCGCGCATCACAGCTCCACCAGCAGGCAGTGTTCGTAGGCCTGGGCCATGTAGCGCTTGACGCTGCGTTCCGAGACGTCGAGGCGCTCGGCGATCTCGCGGTAGCCCAGGCCTTCGAGCTGGCTCCAGAGAAACGCCCGGCGCACCACCGGCGGCAGGCCGTCGAGCAGTTCGTCCAGGGCTTGCAGGGTCTCCAGCAGCACCCAGCGCTGCTCCGGCGACGGCACGCTGTCTTCGGGCAGGCTGGCCAGCGCATTCAGGTAGGCCTGCTCCAGCTTGCGGCGGGTGTGGAAGTTGCTCAGCAGGCGCTTGCCCACGGTCACCAGGTAAGCCCGCGGCTCGCGCAGGTCGACCAGTTGCTGGGAGCTGGTCAGCACGCGCAGGAAGGTGTCCTGGCTCAGGTCCGCCGCATCCCAGGCGTTGCCCATGCGATGGCGCAGCCAGCTCTCGAGCCAGCCTCGATGATCGCGGTACAGGGCATGTAGGCTGTGCTCCGATGGCGTCGCTGCTTCAATCATGTCAAGAGGCCCTGCGCGAAGGATGAAACAAATGAGACTGATTCTAATTAATATTCATGTCGCAAACCAAGCCCTTTCGTGTGATCGGCTTCTTGTTTTCATGGCGCGGGAATAATCGGCGGGCGCCCTGGAACAAGGGTCCCAGGGCGTGGCGGTGTCGGTGTAGCCGCTGCCAAGCGCCAGCGAGGCTGCGAACGACAACGCAGTTGCCGCAAAACCTGAGTCCGCGATCCGCCAGGTTAAATGCGTCGCCTGGATTGCGACCGCTGCGCGATCGATCGCAGCCTCGCCAGGGCTCGGCAGCGGCTACAGGAACGGCGGTGTCTGTAGCCGCTGTCGAGCGCCAGCGAGGCTGCGAACGGCAACGCAGTGGCCGCAAAACCTGAATCCGCGAGGTGCCAGGTTAAATGCGTCGCCTGGATTGCGACCGCTGCGCGATCGATCGCAGCCTCGCCAAGGCTCGGCAGCGGCTACAAGAACGGCGGTGTCTGTAGCCGCTGTCGAGCGACAGCGAGGCTGCGATCGGCAACGCAGTTGCCGCAAAACCTGGGTCCGCGATCTGCCTGGAAAACCGCATCGCCCGGTCTACGGGGCTACGCCCCGATCGCAGCCTCGCCAAGGCTCGGCAGCGGCTACAAGAACGGCGGTGTCTGTAGCCGCTGTCGAGCGACAGCGAGGCTGCGAACGGCAAAGCAGTTGCCGCCATGCGATCTGCCTGGAGAAACCCGGCGTCTTGCGCGCCGGGCCCCAGGCGTGGTTACACGCCCATCAACGGATCGCTGATGCTGTGCGCACCGGTTTCCAGGCGCCCGGCCAGGCGCCGCAGCCAGCCGCCTTCGGCGCGCACGGTGAAGTCGTACCAGCCACCGCTGGCGTGGCAGCTGAACATCTGGTGCACCTCGCTGCGCCCGCGCACCTCGAAATGCCATGGCCCCTGCTGGGTGTAGGGGCAACGCTCGATGGTGATCGACACGGCGTCCTTGCCCGGGTTGCTCAAGGTCAGTTGCAGGTTGTTGCCGCGGCTGAACATCGACACCTCGGGCTGGCGCAGCAGCAGGTTGCCGTGGAAGCTGCGGTGGAAGCCGTTGGGGCCCAGCAGCCACAACTTGTAGTGCCCGGCGGTCTGCCAGCTGTCTTTCAGGTGCTTGCCCGCCTCCACCGTGTAGCGGCGCGGAACGTCGAGCAGGTGCAGGCGATCGTAGACATGGAACACCGCGCCCTGGTCGCCGCTGTTCTGCATATCGAGGGTGAAGCTCAAGGCCTTGCGCTTGGCCTTGGCCTCGACATTCAGGCGATACGGCAAGGCCCGCGAAGGCCGCGCCACGCGCTGCTGGTGCGGCAGTTGCTGGCGGCTGGCGTCCGGCAGCGGCACCTGGGCCAGTTGTTCCTGGCGCTGGCGCAGCAGGTCGGCGGCCTGGCGGGTGGTGGTGTGCAGCGGCGGCAGGATCTCGCTGTTGGGGTTGACGAAGTTGAAGGCCGAGGTCAGGTCGCCGCACACCGCGCGGCGCCAGGCACTGATGTTCGGCTCGCGCACGCCGAAGCGCTTCTCGAGAAATTGCAGGACCGAGGTGTGGTCGAACGCCTGGGAGTTGACCCAGCCGCCACGGCTCCAGGGCGACAGCACCAGCATCGGCACCCGCGGCCCGGGGCCGTAGATACCGCCGTCCGGGCGCGGTTGCTGGGTGGTGCCGGGGGGCGCCGCGTGGGTGAACACTTCACTGTCGAAGTCCACCGTGGACTTGCCGGCGAAGCTGCCGTCCAGGCGCCGCGAGGGCGCCGACGGCGACGGCAGGTGGTCGAAGAAGCCGTCGTTCTCGTCGTAGTTGACCAGCAGCACGGTCTTGCTCCAGACCTCGGGGTTGTCGGTCAGCGCCTTGAGGATTTCCTGGGTGAACCAGCCGCCCTGCACCGGGCTCGACGGCCCCGGGTGTTCGGAATAGGCCGCCGGCGCGACGATCCAGCTGACCTGGGGCAGCTTGCCCTGCTGCACGTCGTTGCGAAACCCCGCGAGCATGCCTTCCAGGTCGCTGCCGCTGCGCGCCGGCAAGGTGTTGCCATTGCCCTTGTACAGCGGCACCCGGGCATTCAGCGCATCGCTGTAGGGCACAAACCCGGTAAAACCGTCCGGCGGCTGCGCCGGGTTGCCGGCGGCCACGCTGGCGCGGCGGTACTGGCGAAAACCGGCCAGCGGGTTGTCGCCGAAGTTGTCCGGCAGGTACTGGTAGATCTTCCAGCTCACGCCCCGCTCTTCCAGGCGCTCGGGGTAGGTCTTCCAGGTGTAGCCGACGTCCACCGCGCCCGGGCCGTCCCATTCGTTGACCACCGCCGCCACGTTGGCCCCGGTCGGACCGTTGGTGCCGGTCCAGTGGAACAGGCGGTTGGGGTTGGTCCCGGCGTGCACCGAACAGTGGTAGGCGTCGCACAGGGTGAAGGTGTTGGCCAAGGCGAACTGGAACGGCAGTTCCTGCTCGCGGTAGTAGCCCATGGAAGTGTGGGTCTTGAAGGTCGGCCAGGCGCTCATGCGCCCGCTGGCCCAGGCCGCGTGCTCGTCGATCCACGAGTGCGGCGTGCCGTTGACCCGCTGCGCGTTGCCCCGCGAGCTGTCCAGGTGATACGGCAGCACCAGGCGCCCGATGCCCTGCTGCTCCCACACCGAACGCTTGCCGGGCAGCGGGATGGTGAAGCGGTCGCTGAAGCCGCGCACCCCGGGCAAGGTGCCGAAGTAGTGGTCGAAGGAGCGGTTTTCCTGCATCAGGATCACCACATGCTCGACGTCGCGGATGGTCCCGGTGCGGTTGTTGGCGGGAATCGCCAGGGCCTGGCGGATGGAGTCGGGCAGCAAGGTAAAGGCCGATCCGATAGCAGCGGCCTGCATCAGCTTCCTGCGGGTAAGAGTAGGCATACGCGGTTGAATTCCTTGAAGTTACAGAGCGGGAAATAACGACCCACGCAAAGTAGTGACCTCAAGTAACAGCCAAGTTACATGGCGGTTGCAGGCCGGGGTCAAGGCGCTTATTGATACTGATATAGCCGCTTTATCATCATAAACAGCTGATTTTTAATAACATTTCAAAATAAATAATATTTCGTGAACTTCACTTCGCGCAGAACGTTCCAGCGGCAGAAATGTGACGTGGTTCTGCTTTACTCCTGTAAGCAGATTGCCACTACTTCACCCGCAAGGAGCGCGTCATGGACCTGAAACAGCACTACCAGGGAGAACGCGAACGCATCGAACACCGCCGGGCCACCCTGGGACTCACACCCCCGCCCGGCCCGGAAAAACCGCCGCTCAAGCCCTGGGGCCTGGCATTGTCCGGGGGCGGTATCCGCAGCGCCACCTTCTGCCTCGGGGTGCTGCAGGCGATGACCCGGGCCAGGGCGCCTGAACCCTCGGCTGACAAAGACGAGGTCGGCAACAGCCTGCTGCCGCGCTTCGACTATCTGTCCACGGTCAGCGGTGGCGGCTACATCGGCAGCTTTTTCGCCAGCCTGTTCATCCCCGATCGCCTGC
This portion of the Pseudomonas sp. MRSN 12121 genome encodes:
- a CDS encoding DHA2 family efflux MFS transporter permease subunit — its product is MQAPRSWVVVNVLLGTLTVSLNNSSLNPALPAFMQAFAIGPLMATWIVAAFMTSMGMTMPLTSFLSQRLGRRPLYLWGVALFVAGSLLGALADSIALVIAARVLQGIASGLMIPLSLAIIFAVYAKHERGRVTGLWGAAVMLAPAVGPLCGSLLLEWFSWRSLFLMNVPVGVLALLMGLAILPPSEPVERKPFDLAGYLLIASGIGLLMVAISRLRHAAALADPVNLGMLLAALLCLVAFVRLELRREAPLLNLRIFALRGYRLSVIIAVVQSVGMFECLVLLPLLVQTVLGYSPLWTGLALLCTAVFASLFGRLGGSALDRHGPRRVVSIGLLLTGLSTLALGLFPASAGIGLVFALMMLRGAGLGLSYMPVTTAGLNALPEPMVTQGAAMNNISRRLVSSLAIVIASLWLEFRHAAGGPGPQAGLSLAISEVFVVTGVLVLLALPCAWRFPLSDERAEALPGALEHR
- a CDS encoding type III PLP-dependent enzyme; translated protein: MAELSAALLSAIDQARAGSADPLAAFIYDLDALQAHVRQVMAALPAGVELYYAIKANSEAPVLAALAPLVSGFEISSGGEIERVMACPTRKPYVFSGPGKLDSDLRAALARQVEAVHLESLNEIERLQRLAVEAGRVQAVFIRINPQLPQNQSSRLAMAGTATPFGIDEADLAEAVHRVERASHLRLKGFHVHAMSHQHSVERHEQLLDFYLQRWTHWRALAAHPEELTHLNVGGGIGVDYLGGRQFDWQRLCRHLERRLAEQGAGAPVLRFEPGRFISAFCGYYVIEVLDTKTSHGEHFLVCRGGTHQFRLPAAQSHDHPLIHLPRGPRDAHAPEQAWTVVGQLCTPKDVLSRAQPLKGVAVGDLLVLPMAGAYGYNISHADFLCHPRPVQHFLRQGELLAGASQ
- a CDS encoding IucA/IucC family siderophore biosynthesis protein, translated to MNYSERDMLSKHVLSKMVSELATTRALLNCLIKEFALPENCLGYHWPKEMQGIPPGSYLDGLEWKGIPLTIELPNRQQFFVMVDRRDHLGSHRYLSDVYARREGESWRCLAFAEFVEQLLGACEHMTRASNDELLDQVLQSQSLTAAIVAHNMDGQGPAPLSGYLASEQGLWFGHPNHPAPKARLWPAHLAQETYAPEFQARTALHLFEVPRQGLRVTANGLSEAQVMAGFADQRRARPDRAMICMHPVQAELFMQDRRVQRLLDQGEVVDHGATGPLASPTASMRTWYIEDHDFFIKGSLNVRITNCVRKNAWYELESTLIIDQLFQRLQQTQAATLGGLSAVAEPGSMSWAPAQASEADAHWFREQTGAILRENFCRRAGAERSVMAGTLFARDIHSRPLVHDFLQGFNARELADEQLIEWFDRYQALLLRPVLALFFNHGVVMEPHLQNSVLIHDRGQPQQLLLRDFEGVKLTDELGMAQIEVGLHPRVRQSLLYSRAQGWSRITYCLLINNLSEAVLALSWERPHLAPAMWRRVERQLRQIRDELVRPAPELDALIAGQPIACKTNLKVRLAAKADRQAGYVSLCSPWSEEARYG
- a CDS encoding diaminobutyrate--2-oxoglutarate transaminase, which codes for MLNDGILHTSPLQKTNADYLARQGKFESNVRSYPRKLPLAIAKAHGVWVTDVEGKTYLDCLAGAGTLALGHNHPAIMASLDSFLASGLPMHTLDLTTPVKDAFSETLLGLLPGQGRDYCLQFCGPSGADAVEAALKLAKTHTGRHNVISFSGAYHGMTHGALALTGNTAPKHAIAGLMPGVQFMPYPHEYRCPLGIGGEAGIEALTHYFSQFIDDVESGVSLPAAVILEAVQGEGGVNCAPAGWLRAIREVTRRHGIVLILDEVQAGFARTGRMFAFEHAGIEPDMIVMSKAVGGGLPMAVLGIKREFDAWEPGNHAGTFRGNQMAMAAGLATLQVLSEQNVAALAERRGQWLKTQLDALRQDYPALGQVRGLGLMLGIEIVDERQPADRLGHFPADPALAVAIQQHCFKQGLLLERGGRRGNVIRLLPPLVIDDEQCRQVVQRFSRAVADALLQQRA